A genomic stretch from Komagataeibacter xylinus includes:
- a CDS encoding glycerol-3-phosphate dehydrogenase/oxidase, producing the protein MSTVLPPVEDYDVIIIGAGINGAGLMRELAVQGVSVLLVDRGDICSGTSSAPSRLIHGGIKYLETGEFRLVAQSTLERNLLLRNAPHVVHPLPTTVPVRSWSGGIVPSVRRFLRLGGKMTDRGALVLELGLQIYDFLGRHARVMPRHRLFSGRQTRARWPHMSNAVMACAQYYDAAISQPERLGYECVHDALRAQEGCRVATYTHVESFHDGVVTLHDQPRGQSWQARAPVVVNAGGAWIDQINAALGVPTRYIGGTKGSHLVLRHDGLLRELGGNMVYFGTPDGRICLAYPFLGHVLVGSTDIPVSDPDEAICTDAEQAYMLDMLGALFSGFRFDASDVIYRYSGVRPLPASNASDPGAISRDHIVHEDRLGTIALFSLVGGKWTTFRGLAEEVADTILPRLGRVRQVSTRSVPIGGGRGYPRPTDLETYIDRFAMTSDIARERARVLFGRYGTQAGEIARFCGFAPDAPLRSLPSYTRREIMFIARHEQVRHVADIVYRRTTIALSGALTPDVTHEVADIAGEALGWDAGTVQRQAREAWQEAETRHHLAARMTAPKSMQPEPIGA; encoded by the coding sequence ATGAGTACCGTCCTGCCTCCCGTAGAGGATTATGATGTCATCATCATCGGCGCCGGGATCAATGGCGCGGGGCTGATGCGTGAACTGGCCGTGCAGGGAGTAAGTGTACTGCTGGTGGACCGGGGCGATATCTGCAGCGGTACCTCCAGCGCGCCCTCGCGCCTGATCCATGGCGGGATCAAATACCTTGAAACCGGGGAGTTCCGCCTGGTCGCGCAATCTACGCTGGAACGGAACCTGCTGCTGCGCAATGCGCCGCATGTCGTCCATCCCTTGCCCACTACCGTGCCCGTCCGGTCATGGTCTGGCGGGATCGTGCCTTCCGTGCGGCGCTTCCTGCGGCTGGGTGGCAAGATGACGGACCGGGGTGCGCTGGTGCTGGAACTGGGGCTGCAGATCTATGATTTCCTTGGCCGTCATGCCCGCGTCATGCCGCGGCACCGCCTGTTTTCAGGCAGGCAGACCCGCGCGCGCTGGCCCCATATGAGCAATGCCGTCATGGCCTGCGCGCAGTATTATGACGCGGCAATCAGCCAGCCCGAGCGGCTGGGTTATGAATGCGTACACGATGCATTGCGCGCGCAGGAAGGCTGCCGTGTCGCGACCTATACCCATGTTGAGTCTTTTCATGATGGTGTTGTGACTCTGCATGACCAGCCACGCGGGCAGTCATGGCAGGCGCGGGCGCCGGTCGTGGTCAACGCAGGTGGTGCGTGGATTGACCAGATCAATGCCGCCCTCGGCGTGCCCACCCGTTATATCGGCGGCACCAAAGGGTCGCACCTGGTGCTGCGCCATGACGGGCTTTTGCGCGAACTGGGCGGGAACATGGTGTATTTCGGCACGCCGGACGGGCGTATCTGCCTGGCCTATCCCTTTCTGGGCCACGTGCTGGTGGGGTCAACCGACATTCCTGTCTCTGACCCGGATGAGGCCATCTGCACCGATGCGGAACAGGCCTACATGCTGGATATGCTGGGCGCCCTGTTTTCAGGTTTCCGGTTCGACGCGTCCGACGTGATCTACCGCTACAGTGGCGTGCGGCCCCTGCCGGCCAGTAACGCATCCGACCCCGGCGCGATCAGCCGTGACCATATCGTGCATGAGGACCGGCTGGGAACGATTGCACTGTTTTCGCTGGTGGGCGGAAAATGGACAACATTCCGTGGCCTGGCGGAGGAAGTGGCGGACACCATCCTGCCCCGTCTGGGCCGGGTGCGGCAGGTTTCCACCCGGTCTGTGCCAATCGGGGGCGGGCGCGGTTATCCCCGCCCCACAGACCTTGAAACCTATATCGACCGTTTTGCCATGACCAGCGACATTGCGCGTGAACGCGCACGCGTGCTGTTTGGCCGTTATGGCACGCAGGCAGGGGAAATTGCGCGGTTCTGCGGCTTTGCGCCCGATGCGCCGCTGCGCAGCCTGCCATCTTATACGCGTCGGGAAATCATGTTCATCGCACGCCATGAACAGGTCCGGCATGTGGCGGATATTGTCTACCGCCGCACCACCATTGCCCTGTCCGGCGCGTTAACACCTGACGTTACGCACGAGGTGGCAGACATCGCGGGCGAAGCCCTTGGGTGGGATGCGGGCACAGTCCAGCGTCAGGCCCGTGAGGCCTGGCAGGAAGCCGAAACGCGGCATCATCTCGCCGCCCGCATGACTGCCCCCAAATCCATGCAGCCTGAACCGATCGGAGCCTGA
- a CDS encoding DeoR/GlpR family DNA-binding transcription regulator: MNMLHLAETGTVATRRRAMVDYVMGRGNVEIDELVTRFETSRMTIHRDLQALSAQGLLRRVHGGVTTLPNGIAESSMLYRRRRAMREKKAMAALAAGMIVPGDVIALDDSTTACCMVDHLATMGDLTVVTNSLGIASTLAAVPAISLMALGGRYHPTFDAFFGLMCEQAIGALRVGTLFMSVSAVHGVNAYHQEQDIVKAKHALMRSADRRVLMADSTKFGSNALNRLADLSEFDVVITDDGLDRAMRDRLLDHGVTLRVARLCAIDTVKPE, from the coding sequence ATGAACATGTTGCATCTGGCTGAAACCGGCACCGTCGCCACCCGCAGGCGCGCCATGGTCGATTATGTCATGGGCCGTGGCAATGTGGAGATTGATGAACTGGTCACGCGTTTTGAAACCAGTCGCATGACCATCCATCGTGACCTGCAGGCGCTGTCGGCACAGGGGCTGCTGCGCCGGGTGCATGGGGGCGTCACCACCCTGCCCAATGGCATTGCCGAAAGCAGCATGCTGTACCGCAGGCGTCGCGCCATGCGTGAAAAGAAAGCCATGGCAGCGCTGGCCGCAGGCATGATCGTGCCCGGTGATGTCATCGCGCTGGATGATTCTACGACCGCATGCTGCATGGTCGATCACCTGGCCACGATGGGCGACCTGACGGTGGTCACCAACAGCCTTGGCATTGCCTCCACTCTGGCGGCCGTGCCAGCCATCAGCCTTATGGCGCTGGGGGGACGGTATCATCCCACCTTTGACGCGTTTTTCGGGCTGATGTGCGAACAGGCGATCGGGGCATTGCGGGTGGGCACCCTGTTCATGTCCGTATCCGCCGTGCATGGGGTGAATGCCTATCATCAGGAACAGGATATCGTAAAAGCCAAGCATGCGCTCATGCGCAGTGCAGACCGGCGTGTGCTGATGGCCGACAGCACGAAGTTTGGCAGCAATGCGCTGAACCGCCTGGCGGACCTGTCCGAATTCGATGTGGTGATAACTGATGACGGTCTTGATCGCGCAATGCGTGACCGCCTGCTCGATCATGGCGTTACACTGCGGGTGGCGCGGCTATGCGCCATCGACACAGTAAAACCTGAATAA
- a CDS encoding FGGY-family carbohydrate kinase yields MRRNFIIGIDCGSTTTKAVIFSPEGEIVGTGRTRVAQHMDRPHHVERDMGEVWQDVAATIRMALDDAGLNGQAIAAVGVTAHGDGLFLLDRMGNPLGRGIMSLDSRATELHDHWQQRGVLDQLVPLAGQRPYAYSANTLLAWIRAHEPERYHAIGSILFAKDWIRLCLTGEIATDITEASTAFTDLHTQQYSATILDILGLEAMQDCLPPMLDSCARAGTVTASAAAATGLLAGTPVSAGLHDVTAAAVGMGHTQPGDMSLTAGTFSINEVFRDRPVTGEGWACRAGYRRGLWNCMAISPASSSNLEWMARLLMPGNGDATKILMHEVEERLTATRHARTVPLFHPFLFGSPYAAPASASFFGVQSWHDRTDLLQAMVEGMVFNHRMHVSALCQTGAVTRVGISGGGSGQPAIAQLFADVLDMPVDVSCVREAGALGAALTGAVAVGMQPDLEHAVAGLDVSRQTYAPQPAQVAAYDAIYHRYVELAQAMRPFWRALYDTSPRAPSQPERVSGAHPAMHLQAHHATAMGGIPS; encoded by the coding sequence ATGCGCCGGAACTTCATCATCGGAATAGACTGCGGCTCAACCACCACCAAGGCGGTCATTTTTTCCCCTGAGGGTGAAATCGTGGGCACGGGGCGCACGCGTGTGGCCCAGCACATGGACCGTCCGCACCACGTTGAGCGTGACATGGGCGAAGTATGGCAGGACGTGGCCGCAACCATTCGCATGGCGCTTGACGATGCGGGCCTTAACGGTCAGGCCATTGCCGCGGTGGGGGTCACGGCACATGGCGACGGGCTGTTCCTGCTCGACCGCATGGGCAACCCGCTCGGGCGCGGGATCATGTCGCTCGACAGCCGTGCTACGGAACTGCACGACCACTGGCAGCAACGCGGGGTGCTGGATCAGCTCGTGCCGCTGGCAGGGCAACGGCCTTATGCCTACTCCGCCAATACCCTGTTGGCATGGATACGGGCGCATGAACCGGAGCGCTATCACGCCATCGGGTCCATTCTGTTCGCCAAGGACTGGATCCGGCTGTGCCTGACGGGGGAAATCGCAACAGACATAACCGAAGCCAGCACGGCCTTTACCGATCTGCATACGCAACAGTACAGCGCCACCATCCTCGATATCCTCGGGCTGGAGGCCATGCAGGACTGCCTGCCGCCCATGCTGGATTCCTGTGCACGGGCCGGAACGGTCACGGCCAGCGCCGCTGCGGCAACGGGCCTGCTTGCGGGCACGCCAGTTTCGGCCGGATTGCATGATGTCACGGCCGCCGCCGTGGGGATGGGCCATACACAGCCCGGCGACATGTCGCTAACCGCCGGCACGTTTTCCATCAACGAGGTATTCCGCGACAGGCCCGTCACGGGGGAGGGCTGGGCCTGTCGTGCAGGCTACCGCCGGGGATTGTGGAACTGCATGGCGATCTCGCCTGCATCGTCCAGCAATCTGGAATGGATGGCACGCCTGCTCATGCCCGGAAACGGGGATGCCACGAAAATATTGATGCATGAGGTGGAAGAACGCCTGACTGCTACCCGTCACGCGCGCACGGTGCCACTTTTCCATCCCTTCCTGTTTGGCTCCCCTTATGCGGCTCCCGCCAGCGCGTCGTTTTTTGGCGTGCAGTCATGGCATGACCGGACCGATCTTTTGCAGGCGATGGTGGAAGGCATGGTGTTCAACCACCGCATGCATGTCAGCGCCCTGTGTCAGACGGGCGCCGTGACGCGCGTGGGCATATCTGGTGGCGGCAGCGGGCAGCCCGCAATCGCACAGCTCTTTGCCGATGTGCTGGACATGCCTGTTGATGTCTCCTGCGTGCGGGAGGCAGGGGCACTGGGCGCCGCCCTGACCGGGGCGGTGGCGGTTGGCATGCAGCCGGATCTCGAACATGCCGTGGCGGGGCTGGATGTGTCGCGCCAGACCTACGCCCCGCAACCGGCACAGGTGGCTGCGTACGATGCAATCTATCACCGTTATGTAGAACTGGCGCAGGCCATGCGTCCGTTCTGGCGCGCGCTGTATGATACGTCGCCCCGGGCACCGTCACAGCCAGAGCGTGTATCGGGGGCCCATCCCGCCATGCATCTGCAGGCTCACCATGCGACAGCCATGGGAGGGATTCCTTCATGA
- a CDS encoding RpiB/LacA/LacB family sugar-phosphate isomerase yields MRIAIGGDSAGNGMAGMLAQYLKDQGKHDVLDMSAPPGGGSELYASLSERVGQAIMSGEFDRGILCCGTGIGVCISANKIPGIRAALTHDTYSAERAALSNNAHIITMGARVIGPEVAKSIVNAWLACSFDPHGPSARNVAGIDALGEKYTHAEPAVTTC; encoded by the coding sequence ATGCGTATAGCCATTGGTGGCGATAGCGCCGGTAACGGTATGGCGGGAATGCTTGCGCAGTACCTCAAGGATCAGGGCAAGCACGACGTACTGGACATGTCTGCCCCCCCCGGCGGTGGCAGCGAACTCTATGCCAGCCTGAGCGAGCGGGTGGGGCAGGCCATCATGTCGGGAGAATTCGATCGGGGCATCCTGTGCTGCGGTACCGGGATCGGGGTCTGTATTTCGGCCAACAAGATACCCGGCATCCGCGCAGCCCTGACCCACGATACCTATTCCGCCGAACGGGCCGCCCTGTCCAATAATGCGCACATCATTACCATGGGCGCGCGTGTCATCGGGCCGGAGGTTGCCAAGAGCATCGTAAATGCCTGGCTGGCCTGCTCCTTTGACCCGCACGGCCCCTCGGCACGTAATGTGGCAGGTATTGATGCGCTGGGAGAGAAATATACCCACGCAGAGCCCGCCGTTACCACCTGCTGA
- a CDS encoding substrate-binding domain-containing protein — MKTAFLLATALLLAPMAARAADDHAPLRFVLIPKTVHPWFDKVNTGAQAAADLLGKTTGRKVEIEYRAPETADVSSQNDIIERAIATHPDGLILDLLDEKGNHATMLEAVDEKVPMTVFDSLPPEGMDITAVGADFCEQGTIAAQRLAGLIGEKGEVAIMIGVPTAPNHTRRAECERATFAKYPQIKVVATGIDNDSIETAQKQASAIMQAHPDLAGWVACDAAGPVGIGQAIRESGRTGKVREVGLDNLNDMIQLIRDGVADSSASSRPEMQGYWAVIAAWQRALGQKTPKYIDTGIDVLTRKNI; from the coding sequence ATGAAAACAGCTTTTCTTCTTGCCACGGCACTGCTGCTTGCGCCCATGGCGGCACGGGCGGCAGATGATCATGCACCGCTACGTTTCGTGCTGATCCCCAAAACGGTCCACCCATGGTTTGACAAGGTGAATACCGGCGCCCAGGCGGCGGCCGACCTGCTGGGGAAGACAACGGGCCGCAAGGTGGAAATTGAATACCGCGCGCCTGAAACGGCTGATGTCTCGTCACAGAACGATATCATCGAGCGTGCAATCGCAACCCACCCCGACGGGCTGATCCTCGACCTGCTTGATGAGAAGGGCAACCACGCCACCATGCTCGAGGCCGTGGATGAAAAGGTGCCCATGACGGTGTTTGACTCCCTCCCGCCCGAAGGGATGGACATCACGGCGGTGGGGGCCGATTTCTGTGAACAGGGCACGATCGCGGCACAGCGCCTGGCGGGGCTGATCGGGGAAAAGGGCGAGGTCGCGATCATGATCGGCGTGCCGACCGCCCCCAACCATACCCGCCGCGCGGAATGCGAACGCGCAACGTTTGCCAAATATCCGCAGATCAAGGTGGTCGCGACCGGTATTGATAACGACAGTATCGAAACCGCGCAGAAACAGGCTTCCGCCATCATGCAGGCCCATCCCGATCTTGCCGGATGGGTGGCGTGCGATGCAGCGGGCCCGGTGGGCATCGGCCAGGCCATTCGTGAAAGCGGGCGCACGGGCAAGGTCAGGGAAGTGGGTCTGGACAACCTGAACGACATGATCCAGCTCATCCGTGACGGGGTGGCGGATTCATCCGCCTCCAGCCGGCCAGAAATGCAGGGCTACTGGGCGGTCATCGCCGCATGGCAGCGCGCGCTGGGCCAGAAGACGCCCAAATACATAGATACCGGCATAGATGTCCTGACCAGGAAGAACATCTGA
- a CDS encoding DeoR/GlpR family DNA-binding transcription regulator, with protein MTDNTGLSHLPVSTRSARRGDNTARQQRILDLLLETGNATIDALAAHFDVSRMTIHRDANALAQQGLVEKLHGGLALRNRTATQKTVSYRTALAREGKQAIIARAISLIRPEQILVLDDSTTVAEMLPLLPALAPLTIITNAMGVIQALAPYPDLRLICLGGDYNRPRNAFFGLICEQAAQGLHANTMFLSTSVIHDGTAFQNNPDIIKIKRILMEICDQTVLLVDSSKFRKGGLYRLAGLDAFDHVLTDAQIRPAIHEKLKTAGISLEICQPDDGP; from the coding sequence ATGACCGACAACACGGGCCTGTCACATTTGCCGGTTTCCACCCGATCTGCCCGACGGGGCGACAACACGGCACGCCAGCAACGCATCCTTGACCTGCTGCTTGAAACGGGCAACGCCACCATCGATGCGCTGGCCGCGCATTTTGATGTCAGCCGCATGACCATTCACCGTGATGCCAACGCGCTGGCGCAACAGGGACTGGTGGAAAAGCTGCACGGCGGCCTTGCCCTGCGCAACCGCACCGCTACGCAGAAGACGGTAAGCTACCGCACGGCCCTCGCCAGGGAAGGCAAGCAGGCGATCATTGCCCGTGCCATATCGCTGATCCGGCCGGAACAGATCCTGGTGCTGGATGATTCAACCACCGTGGCCGAGATGCTGCCCCTGCTGCCTGCGCTCGCACCCCTGACCATCATCACAAACGCCATGGGTGTGATCCAGGCGCTGGCCCCCTACCCTGACCTGCGCCTGATCTGCCTGGGGGGTGATTACAACCGGCCCCGCAACGCCTTTTTCGGGTTGATATGCGAGCAGGCGGCACAGGGCCTGCATGCCAATACAATGTTCCTGTCCACATCCGTCATTCATGACGGCACGGCTTTCCAAAACAACCCGGACATCATCAAGATCAAGCGCATCCTCATGGAAATCTGTGACCAGACGGTTCTGCTGGTGGACAGTTCAAAATTCCGCAAGGGTGGCCTCTACCGACTGGCGGGTCTGGATGCTTTCGATCATGTGCTGACGGATGCACAGATCAGACCTGCCATACATGAGAAACTGAAGACTGCCGGTATATCACTGGAAATCTGCCAGCCCGATGACGGGCCCTAG
- a CDS encoding triose-phosphate isomerase — MHSRPLWIGTSWKMNKGPAAAIDAARALAAFHPPAGVQPFVIPPFTSLRDVCAILDGTSVMVGAQNTHWEDEGAWTGEISPAMLAECGATLVEIGHSERRAHFGETDWTVNLKVHAVLRHGMRPLVCIGDTAQEHAFGVTHEVLALQLRIALHGVSPALMRQVLVAYEPVWAIGAGGHAADATFVAGAHARLRAVLVEMAGEEVGFEIPLLYGGSVTQANACSYARLANVDGVFIGRAAWSVADFRQIIGSVAHEHVASG, encoded by the coding sequence ATGCATTCCAGACCGTTATGGATTGGTACCAGCTGGAAAATGAACAAGGGGCCGGCCGCCGCCATCGATGCCGCGCGCGCACTGGCCGCCTTTCATCCGCCCGCAGGCGTGCAACCTTTTGTCATCCCGCCCTTTACATCGCTCAGGGATGTCTGCGCCATACTGGACGGCACATCCGTCATGGTGGGAGCACAGAACACCCATTGGGAGGATGAAGGTGCATGGACGGGAGAAATCTCACCCGCCATGCTGGCCGAATGTGGTGCAACGCTGGTGGAAATCGGCCATTCCGAACGCCGTGCCCATTTTGGTGAAACGGACTGGACCGTCAACCTGAAGGTCCATGCCGTCTTGCGCCACGGCATGCGCCCGCTGGTATGTATTGGTGATACGGCGCAGGAACACGCGTTTGGTGTAACGCATGAGGTGCTCGCCCTCCAGTTGCGCATTGCGCTGCATGGCGTCTCCCCCGCCCTGATGCGGCAGGTGCTGGTGGCGTATGAGCCGGTCTGGGCCATCGGGGCAGGGGGGCATGCAGCGGATGCCACGTTTGTTGCAGGTGCCCATGCCCGGCTGCGCGCGGTGCTGGTGGAGATGGCAGGGGAGGAAGTCGGGTTTGAGATACCCCTGCTGTATGGCGGCAGCGTTACACAGGCCAATGCATGCAGTTATGCACGGCTGGCCAATGTAGATGGTGTTTTTATTGGTCGTGCAGCGTGGAGCGTTGCTGATTTCAGGCAGATTATCGGGAGCGTGGCACATGAACATGTTGCATCTGGCTGA